A region of Kribbella sp. NBC_01245 DNA encodes the following proteins:
- a CDS encoding GNAT family N-acetyltransferase, translating to MPELILPTVDLHASWLEARDDWGHDAHQDGSGIHLGQNLDTAEGFAAWVEELRRRSDHTTPLADGFVHANHWWIVENGDYLGAISLRHELNDFLLNAGGHIGYGVRPSARGRGVATWALSAVLDEARQLGLKRVLVTCDDTNVASARTIERAGGELEDTRNTELGYTRRYWINL from the coding sequence ATGCCTGAGTTGATACTGCCGACCGTTGACCTGCACGCCTCGTGGTTGGAGGCGCGGGACGACTGGGGCCACGACGCGCATCAGGATGGTTCGGGGATCCACCTGGGCCAGAACCTCGACACGGCGGAGGGCTTTGCGGCCTGGGTCGAGGAGCTACGGCGGCGGTCGGACCACACGACCCCGCTGGCGGACGGGTTCGTGCACGCGAACCACTGGTGGATCGTTGAGAACGGCGACTACCTCGGCGCGATCTCGTTGCGGCACGAGCTCAACGACTTCCTGCTCAATGCCGGCGGCCACATCGGGTACGGCGTACGGCCGTCCGCCCGTGGCCGTGGTGTCGCCACCTGGGCCTTGTCGGCCGTCCTCGACGAGGCTCGCCAACTCGGGCTGAAGCGGGTCCTGGTCACTTGTGACGACACCAACGTCGCGTCGGCGCGCACGATCGAGCGCGCCGGCGGCGAACTCGAAGACACCCGCAATACCGAACTCGGTTACACCCGCCGCTACTGGATCAACCTCTAG
- a CDS encoding CGNR zinc finger domain-containing protein: protein MTVTTGPVMGEPLPIELANATYAVRGHLQDGLETTEQLAFWLEQVRSRLPLPPSDADLRDVNQQDLATARELRDAIRALAGAAVDRTAPPQPALDALNGCVRTAPSWRELRWADAPSAEARNDARPITAALADIAELAVDLFAGPALADLRACHAPGCVLFFLKDHPRREWCSAGCGNRARVARHYQRTKA, encoded by the coding sequence GTGACCGTGACGACTGGTCCCGTGATGGGCGAACCGCTGCCGATCGAGCTGGCCAACGCCACGTACGCCGTCCGCGGTCACCTCCAGGATGGGCTGGAAACGACCGAGCAGCTCGCCTTCTGGCTGGAGCAGGTGCGCTCGCGGCTGCCGCTCCCGCCGTCCGATGCCGACCTGCGTGACGTCAACCAGCAGGACCTGGCGACGGCGCGGGAGCTCCGCGACGCCATCCGAGCGCTGGCTGGGGCGGCCGTGGACCGTACCGCGCCGCCGCAGCCGGCCCTTGATGCGCTCAACGGCTGCGTTCGTACGGCTCCGTCCTGGCGGGAATTGCGGTGGGCCGACGCTCCCTCGGCCGAGGCGCGCAACGACGCGCGCCCCATCACCGCGGCCCTGGCCGACATCGCCGAGCTCGCCGTCGACCTGTTCGCCGGTCCAGCGCTGGCCGATCTGCGCGCCTGCCACGCTCCCGGCTGCGTCCTGTTCTTCCTCAAGGATCACCCGCGTCGCGAATGGTGCTCGGCCGGTTGCGGCAACAGAGCCCGCGTCGCCCGCCATTACCAACGCACCAAAGCCTGA
- a CDS encoding phosphotransferase family protein, with protein sequence MKLSHLGVPIGPMIRVHGGFANRTYRLDTDQGSFAVKELNLVDRRTYHVEDVFRFERAAFAAGIPMPEPISAGQHTLVHRWVEGKKMPEAPVSAAYAFEIGEILARIHALDVEWTHVPIEDPAARDWPELAERAAATGQPWADELASHVETLLAIAHFVDTCERAGPVVLTHKDIQPWNLLARDGRPVVLDWELSGMLDVAGELGSTALSLAKGRGFDNIEPAIFRSVLDGYVAGGGVLPPSGPSWFVFMIGGWLGHTRRNILRCLAGVEASTGPDLALSHESVRNGVRGLPDMFGRLPELETLLRAGEADA encoded by the coding sequence GTGAAGCTTTCACATCTCGGTGTGCCGATCGGGCCGATGATCCGCGTCCACGGCGGGTTCGCCAACCGGACGTACCGGCTAGACACCGACCAAGGGTCGTTCGCGGTGAAGGAGTTGAACCTCGTCGACCGCCGGACCTACCACGTCGAGGACGTGTTCAGGTTCGAGCGGGCGGCCTTCGCCGCGGGCATTCCGATGCCAGAGCCGATCTCGGCCGGCCAGCACACGCTCGTCCACCGGTGGGTCGAGGGAAAGAAGATGCCCGAAGCACCAGTGTCGGCGGCGTACGCGTTCGAGATCGGTGAGATCCTCGCGCGCATCCACGCGCTCGACGTCGAGTGGACCCACGTGCCGATCGAGGACCCGGCGGCACGGGACTGGCCCGAGCTCGCCGAGCGGGCGGCGGCGACCGGACAGCCGTGGGCCGACGAACTCGCCTCCCATGTCGAGACGCTCCTCGCGATTGCCCACTTCGTCGACACCTGCGAACGGGCAGGCCCCGTTGTCCTGACCCACAAGGACATCCAACCGTGGAACCTGCTCGCTCGAGACGGTCGGCCAGTAGTGCTCGACTGGGAGCTCTCGGGGATGCTCGACGTGGCCGGCGAGCTCGGCTCGACCGCGCTGAGCCTCGCGAAGGGACGTGGCTTCGACAACATCGAGCCCGCCATCTTCCGCTCGGTCCTCGATGGCTACGTTGCCGGGGGCGGAGTGCTGCCGCCGTCGGGTCCAAGCTGGTTCGTGTTCATGATCGGCGGCTGGCTGGGGCACACAAGGAGGAACATCCTCCGTTGCCTGGCCGGTGTCGAGGCGAGCACCGGCCCTGACCTCGCGCTGTCGCACGAGTCCGTGCGCAACGGCGTGCGCGGCCTACCCGACATGTTCGGCCGACTTCCAGAGCTCGAAACGCTGCTCCGCGCCGGAGAAGCTGATGCCTGA
- a CDS encoding FkbM family methyltransferase, with protein MELRDGSFRRAAWLLPHAAARVAGRGAARITAQAVGRLEGLSGAGVSRVATRISPRLAGRNPGLVKIPPEWAACVDVRREGLRLALDLRDNLQAILYYAGRYEPAMRDFLHRELRAGDVVMDVGANIGLHTLTAVRRLRGLGGGRVIAFEPADDCVRKLVATAAANGLAGSDVLEVVPVALGDRAEVADLRADSRYDVADAGVRSLSGDGEIVQQVPVVRLDDWAAEHGLDRLDVVKLDVEGAEHAALSGGRRTLTRLKPRVVPVEDKRAEGRRELHDLLAALGYHPTGQVLDHNALFRR; from the coding sequence ATGGAACTTCGCGATGGATCTTTCCGCCGAGCGGCCTGGCTGTTACCGCATGCGGCGGCGCGGGTCGCCGGTCGGGGTGCCGCCCGCATCACCGCGCAGGCTGTCGGTCGGCTCGAAGGCTTGAGCGGTGCCGGCGTGAGTCGCGTGGCCACCCGGATCTCGCCTCGCCTGGCGGGCCGCAATCCGGGGCTGGTGAAGATCCCGCCGGAGTGGGCTGCCTGCGTGGACGTACGACGTGAGGGGTTGCGTCTGGCGCTGGATTTGCGCGACAACTTGCAGGCGATCCTCTATTACGCCGGGCGATACGAACCCGCGATGCGCGATTTCCTGCACCGCGAACTCCGTGCTGGTGATGTCGTGATGGACGTCGGCGCCAACATCGGGCTGCACACGCTGACGGCGGTACGGCGCTTGCGCGGGCTGGGCGGCGGCCGGGTGATCGCGTTCGAGCCGGCCGACGACTGCGTGCGCAAGTTGGTCGCCACGGCTGCCGCCAACGGGCTCGCGGGCAGCGATGTACTCGAGGTGGTGCCGGTTGCGCTGGGGGATCGCGCCGAGGTCGCGGACCTTCGCGCCGACAGCCGGTACGACGTTGCCGATGCGGGGGTGCGTTCGTTGTCGGGCGACGGCGAGATCGTTCAGCAGGTGCCGGTGGTGCGCCTCGACGACTGGGCGGCCGAACATGGTCTCGACAGACTCGACGTCGTCAAGCTGGACGTCGAAGGCGCCGAGCACGCAGCGCTCTCCGGTGGCCGCCGAACCCTTACCCGGTTGAAGCCTCGCGTCGTACCGGTCGAAGACAAACGCGCGGAAGGTCGCCGTGAACTCCACGATCTCCTGGCCGCTCTCGGATACCACCCGACCGGCCAGGTCTTGGACCACAACGCTCTCTTCCGGCGCTAG
- a CDS encoding TetR/AcrR family transcriptional regulator has translation MKNVGPSELDRRSRRRRDTIEEILDVSLELMAAEGVAALSLSAVARRVGMRPPSLYQYFDSKMAIYDALFQRGSQAVRDTYRAAQAERPEANPLESLRIGTESFTRWCIANPIYCQLLFWRTVPGFEPSPEAYAPAVESVEDLRTGLQLAVDAGLLSPAAATDEGVALHSALVAGLLSQQLANEPDASFEDGRFTRLLPAVLELFVTKYQPSRGKK, from the coding sequence GTGAAGAACGTAGGGCCGTCAGAGCTGGATCGGCGCAGCCGTCGACGTCGCGACACGATCGAGGAGATCCTCGACGTTTCGCTGGAGTTGATGGCGGCGGAGGGCGTCGCGGCCTTGAGCCTGTCCGCCGTCGCCCGGCGGGTGGGCATGCGGCCGCCGTCGCTGTACCAGTACTTCGACTCGAAGATGGCGATCTACGACGCGCTCTTCCAGCGCGGCTCGCAGGCCGTTCGCGACACGTATCGAGCCGCCCAGGCAGAGCGCCCCGAGGCGAATCCACTGGAATCGCTGAGGATCGGCACCGAGTCGTTCACGCGCTGGTGTATCGCGAATCCGATCTATTGCCAGTTGTTGTTCTGGCGGACCGTGCCCGGCTTCGAGCCGTCGCCCGAGGCGTATGCACCTGCCGTCGAGAGTGTTGAGGACCTCCGCACTGGGCTGCAGTTGGCCGTCGACGCCGGCCTGTTGAGCCCGGCCGCCGCGACCGATGAGGGGGTCGCGCTGCATTCGGCACTGGTTGCGGGACTGCTGTCCCAGCAACTCGCCAACGAACCGGATGCCTCGTTCGAGGACGGGCGCTTCACACGCTTGCTGCCGGCCGTCCTGGAGCTGTTCGTCACCAAGTACCAACCTTCCAGGGGGAAGAAATGA
- a CDS encoding SRPBCC family protein, giving the protein MTVDTTATAIHVDRVLKATIQQVYDAWTRPELLTRWYCPNPAWELTVETDLRVGGAYVVKMGPHVVRGTYTELDEPRLIAFTWRWDGTESEASQVRVELTEVDGGTRMVLDHTGLENAEDVANHLQGWEGNLQRLPSIF; this is encoded by the coding sequence ATGACCGTTGACACCACCGCCACCGCGATCCACGTCGATCGGGTGCTCAAGGCAACCATTCAGCAGGTGTACGACGCGTGGACCCGGCCGGAGTTGCTCACCCGCTGGTACTGCCCGAACCCGGCGTGGGAGCTCACCGTTGAGACCGACCTCCGAGTCGGCGGGGCGTACGTCGTGAAGATGGGTCCGCACGTCGTCCGCGGCACCTATACCGAGCTCGACGAGCCCAGGCTGATCGCGTTCACCTGGCGCTGGGACGGCACGGAGTCCGAGGCATCGCAGGTCCGGGTGGAGCTCACCGAGGTCGATGGCGGTACGCGAATGGTGCTCGACCACACCGGCCTCGAGAACGCCGAGGACGTCGCGAACCACCTGCAGGGCTGGGAAGGCAACCTCCAGCGCCTCCCGTCCATTTTCTGA
- a CDS encoding pyridoxamine 5'-phosphate oxidase family protein — protein MSKRFAQLAFTPGVQRHQRQHGSDRAYRGMIEGPGEADRLGPDEALFIGERDSFYLATVGETGWPYIQHRGGPPGFLKVLDENTIGFADLRGNRQYITRGNLDHDDRVSLFLMDYANRTRLKILGRARAIEDDPELIGRLSVEGYPAKVERAIVIDVEGFDWNCRQHIPQLFPADAVHEALDSLRQRIAELERQNAELREARP, from the coding sequence ATGAGCAAGCGGTTCGCGCAGCTTGCGTTCACGCCCGGCGTCCAGCGGCATCAGCGTCAGCACGGCAGCGACCGCGCCTATCGCGGGATGATCGAGGGGCCTGGGGAAGCCGATCGGCTCGGTCCCGACGAAGCGCTGTTCATCGGCGAACGCGACAGCTTCTACCTCGCGACCGTCGGCGAGACCGGCTGGCCGTACATCCAGCACCGCGGCGGCCCGCCGGGCTTCCTCAAGGTTCTCGACGAGAACACGATCGGATTCGCCGACTTACGGGGCAACCGCCAGTACATCACTCGCGGCAACCTCGACCACGACGACCGGGTTTCGCTGTTCCTGATGGACTACGCGAACCGGACCCGCCTGAAGATCCTCGGCAGGGCCCGGGCCATCGAGGACGACCCCGAGTTGATCGGAAGGCTGTCCGTCGAGGGCTACCCTGCGAAGGTGGAACGAGCGATCGTCATCGACGTCGAAGGCTTCGACTGGAACTGCCGGCAGCACATCCCGCAGCTGTTCCCGGCCGACGCCGTCCATGAGGCGCTGGATTCGCTGCGCCAGCGGATCGCCGAGCTCGAACGCCAGAACGCCGAACTGCGAGAGGCCCGGCCGTGA
- a CDS encoding NAD-dependent epimerase/dehydratase family protein gives MRVLVIGGTGHIGTFLVPQLVAAGHDVIVVSRGARRPYRPSESWQHVRIVELDRKDEEARGTFGAQMAALEAEAVIDLICFTEESAAQLGEALCGRVRHLLHCGTIWVHGPSTLVPTTEDSPRRPIGSYGVAKAAIEASLLSQSGLPATVIHPGHITGPGWAPINPAGHLGVEVFQRLADGQKLALPHLGMETLHHVHAADVAGVFLAALANPSASVGESFHAVAPAAMTMRGYAEKVADWFGREADLEFLPWDAWAKTVDADSADITWSHLTHSPNCSMAKADRLLGFRPSYSALDAVADAVSALIESGQLTAEPIHP, from the coding sequence ATGCGAGTTCTCGTTATCGGAGGCACAGGGCATATCGGCACGTTCCTGGTACCGCAGCTGGTCGCGGCCGGGCACGACGTGATCGTGGTGAGTCGAGGCGCTCGCCGGCCATATCGTCCGAGCGAGAGTTGGCAGCACGTCCGGATCGTGGAGCTGGATCGGAAGGACGAGGAGGCGCGCGGGACGTTCGGCGCGCAGATGGCCGCGCTCGAGGCCGAGGCGGTCATCGATCTCATCTGCTTCACCGAGGAAAGCGCCGCGCAGTTGGGGGAAGCGCTGTGCGGGCGAGTACGGCATCTCCTGCATTGCGGCACGATCTGGGTGCACGGGCCGAGCACGCTGGTGCCGACCACGGAGGACTCGCCGCGGCGTCCGATCGGCTCGTACGGCGTTGCCAAGGCGGCGATCGAGGCGTCCCTCTTGAGCCAAAGCGGGCTGCCCGCGACGGTGATCCATCCCGGCCACATCACCGGACCGGGCTGGGCGCCGATCAACCCGGCCGGGCATCTCGGCGTCGAGGTCTTCCAGCGGCTCGCCGACGGCCAGAAACTGGCGCTGCCGCATCTCGGGATGGAGACCCTGCACCACGTCCACGCGGCCGACGTCGCCGGGGTCTTCCTCGCCGCGCTCGCGAACCCTTCAGCGTCCGTGGGCGAGAGCTTCCATGCGGTAGCGCCTGCCGCGATGACCATGCGGGGCTATGCGGAAAAGGTGGCGGACTGGTTCGGCCGGGAGGCGGACCTGGAGTTCCTGCCGTGGGACGCGTGGGCCAAGACCGTCGACGCCGACTCCGCGGACATCACGTGGAGCCATCTGACCCACAGCCCGAACTGCTCGATGGCCAAGGCCGACCGACTACTCGGCTTCCGGCCGTCGTACTCCGCTCTCGACGCGGTCGCCGACGCCGTCAGCGCCTTGATCGAGTCCGGTCAACTCACTGCGGAGCCGATTCATCCCTAA
- a CDS encoding antibiotic biosynthesis monooxygenase, translating into MYARSTTIMARPEAIDAGIAQVRDEVMPMLQDMAGCIGLSMLVDRRSGLCITTSAWESEDAMRASGGQVTPIRERIGEMLGGSPQVEEWEIAVLHRDHRAADGACVRATWTEVAPDDVDRGIDAYKMRVLPAMEDLEGFCSASLFVDRVTGRGVSSVTFDSQEAMHRNREAAAELRSKSSQEAGAEVLDVAEFELVLAHLRVPELI; encoded by the coding sequence GTGTACGCGCGTTCCACCACGATCATGGCCAGGCCCGAGGCGATCGACGCCGGGATCGCGCAGGTGCGCGACGAGGTGATGCCGATGCTCCAGGACATGGCGGGATGTATTGGGCTCTCGATGCTGGTCGACCGGCGGTCCGGCCTCTGCATCACGACCAGCGCCTGGGAGTCGGAGGACGCCATGCGTGCGTCTGGCGGACAGGTAACGCCGATTCGCGAGCGGATCGGGGAGATGTTGGGTGGCAGTCCGCAGGTCGAGGAGTGGGAGATCGCCGTCCTGCACCGCGATCACCGGGCCGCCGACGGAGCCTGTGTCCGGGCCACCTGGACGGAAGTGGCGCCTGATGACGTCGACCGTGGCATCGACGCCTACAAGATGAGGGTCCTGCCGGCCATGGAGGACCTCGAGGGCTTCTGCAGCGCAAGCCTGTTCGTCGATCGCGTTACCGGGCGTGGGGTCTCGTCGGTGACGTTCGACAGCCAGGAGGCGATGCACCGCAACCGCGAAGCCGCCGCTGAGCTCCGGTCGAAGTCGAGCCAGGAGGCCGGCGCCGAAGTGCTCGACGTCGCCGAGTTCGAGCTGGTGCTGGCCCACCTGCGAGTGCCCGAACTCATCTGA
- a CDS encoding maleylpyruvate isomerase family mycothiol-dependent enzyme, with product MTSAETVRLAREVPRATKEDAFAHRAAEVKAWLELLGSLDETEWHRPTVCTEWDVADIAGHLCGQAEDATRLWLNPIRDARAKRRYPDVPPLDRHMLIQADGHRGTPPAELIATFERLWNKANRVVRRRPALIRNLKVPVDGLNLPAFRKLPLGLLLDVLLARDLWMHRDDVCQAIGRPFDPGPYGQDLVAQVLLDLEFGRVWTGPAVGLELTGPAGGSWQLGEGTPVGTVRLDAVAYMRTISGRDDDPAIELLDGDPAAVKAVAAVRMPF from the coding sequence ATGACCAGCGCGGAGACCGTCCGCTTGGCGCGCGAGGTTCCGCGGGCGACCAAGGAAGACGCCTTCGCCCACCGAGCCGCCGAGGTCAAGGCATGGCTGGAACTGCTCGGCTCACTCGACGAGACCGAGTGGCACCGGCCGACGGTCTGCACCGAGTGGGACGTCGCCGATATCGCCGGCCACCTGTGCGGCCAGGCCGAGGATGCGACCAGACTCTGGCTGAACCCGATCCGGGACGCACGCGCCAAACGCCGCTATCCGGATGTGCCGCCGCTCGACCGCCACATGCTGATCCAGGCCGACGGACATCGCGGTACGCCGCCCGCCGAACTGATCGCCACCTTCGAACGCCTTTGGAACAAGGCGAATCGCGTCGTCCGAAGGCGACCCGCCCTGATCCGCAATCTCAAGGTGCCAGTCGACGGCCTCAACCTCCCCGCCTTCCGGAAGCTGCCCCTCGGGTTACTCCTCGACGTCCTGCTCGCCCGCGATCTCTGGATGCACCGGGACGACGTCTGCCAGGCCATCGGCCGGCCGTTCGACCCAGGACCGTACGGCCAGGACCTGGTCGCGCAAGTCCTGCTCGACCTCGAGTTCGGTCGCGTCTGGACGGGACCCGCGGTGGGGCTGGAGCTGACCGGCCCGGCGGGTGGCAGCTGGCAGCTCGGCGAAGGCACGCCCGTCGGCACCGTACGGCTCGACGCCGTCGCCTACATGCGCACCATTTCGGGCCGCGACGACGACCCGGCGATCGAGCTCCTCGACGGCGACCCGGCCGCAGTTAAGGCTGTTGCCGCGGTGCGAATGCCGTTCTGA
- a CDS encoding CAP domain-containing protein, producing the protein MTNPPNRPSDPHPFTPPSSGHSPFASGPSDPSDPSGPRRRWLAPIVGIGATVAVLAGITWIASRNDTSPSSQDSPLVVSTDAPTTDPDNAGGSDPTAPGDDSTGTPTMTPTKATPTPRPTPTKARATTPKPTRTPSTRPATRPPTSRPTTRPTTPPTTKPTPRPTTPKPTVPPAAPGTKEQQVLTLTNRERAKAGCGPLRMNTALFRAAEGHARDMVAKNYFSHTSADGRSPWDRMKQAGYSGGAMAENIAAGQTTAAAVVEAWMNSEGHRANIENCTYKLLGVGHHSNHWVQNFGG; encoded by the coding sequence ATGACGAACCCGCCCAATCGTCCGTCCGACCCGCACCCGTTCACTCCTCCCTCGTCCGGCCATAGCCCTTTCGCCTCCGGCCCGTCTGATCCGTCTGATCCGTCCGGACCGCGTCGTCGTTGGCTGGCGCCGATTGTCGGGATCGGCGCCACCGTCGCCGTACTCGCGGGAATCACTTGGATCGCAAGCCGCAACGACACCTCGCCGTCGAGCCAGGACAGCCCGCTGGTGGTATCGACCGACGCCCCGACCACTGATCCGGACAACGCGGGCGGCTCTGACCCGACGGCGCCGGGCGACGACTCGACGGGTACGCCGACGATGACGCCGACCAAGGCGACGCCCACGCCGCGTCCGACGCCGACCAAGGCACGGGCGACCACGCCCAAGCCGACGCGTACGCCGTCCACCCGGCCCGCCACCCGTCCGCCCACGTCGCGCCCGACGACCCGGCCGACGACGCCGCCGACCACCAAGCCGACGCCGCGGCCGACCACGCCGAAGCCGACTGTGCCGCCCGCGGCTCCGGGGACCAAGGAGCAACAGGTCCTGACGCTGACCAACAGGGAGCGCGCCAAAGCCGGCTGTGGACCACTACGGATGAACACCGCCTTGTTCCGCGCGGCCGAGGGGCACGCGAGGGACATGGTCGCCAAGAACTACTTCAGCCACACGAGCGCCGATGGCCGGAGCCCGTGGGACCGCATGAAGCAGGCTGGTTACTCAGGTGGTGCCATGGCAGAGAACATCGCCGCCGGTCAGACCACCGCCGCCGCCGTAGTCGAGGCGTGGATGAACAGCGAAGGCCACCGCGCGAACATCGAGAACTGCACCTACAAGCTCCTCGGTGTCGGGCATCACTCCAATCACTGGGTCCAGAACTTCGGCGGCTGA
- a CDS encoding ArsR/SmtB family transcription factor, with the protein MTLVATFAALADPTRQSIVARLSQGEATMGELSAPHAISAPAMTKHVGVLADAGLVVRRKVGRTVVCSLQPQALAEVQTWLADLTSYWNSSIDRLEQLLSEEKS; encoded by the coding sequence ATGACTCTGGTGGCGACGTTCGCCGCGCTGGCTGATCCGACCCGGCAGTCGATCGTGGCCCGGCTCAGCCAGGGCGAGGCCACCATGGGCGAGCTGTCCGCGCCGCATGCGATCAGCGCGCCTGCCATGACCAAGCACGTCGGGGTGCTGGCCGACGCCGGCCTGGTCGTACGGCGGAAGGTCGGCCGAACCGTGGTCTGTTCGCTCCAGCCGCAGGCGCTTGCCGAGGTGCAGACGTGGTTGGCGGATCTCACGTCCTACTGGAACTCCAGCATCGATCGCCTGGAGCAATTGCTCTCCGAGGAGAAGTCATGA
- a CDS encoding DUF445 domain-containing protein has protein sequence MATVVLSTADLVRRRGLRQMRGVALALLVLAAIVYLLTLHDEGGWGYVNAAAEAAMVGALADWFAVTALFRRPLGLPIPHTAIVPTRKDALAESLEQFVTENFLSEAVVAEKMHSAEVSKRVGEWLVAGNHAERIVAEGARTVGAALPKLGDAEVTAFIQDSLLPRFADEPLSPIAGHLLQSVVEDGAHHALFDLIMVEAYEWLEDNREILTEVVGPRAPRWSPRWVDSIVIDRIHREALAWLRDVRDKPEHPARRAIDRLLSQLAEDLQTDAEMMQRFETFKRRMLTHPDLAANLTAVWDAFRTALIEAIADPAGPLRDRAVQEIKALGERLQSDDELRAKVDLRAAEVVGYVIRTYGAEIVSVISDTIERWDGREAADRIELHVGRDLQFIRINGTVVGGLAGLAIHAVSQLL, from the coding sequence ATGGCAACGGTTGTTCTGAGTACGGCGGACCTGGTGCGCAGGCGCGGGTTGCGTCAGATGCGCGGGGTCGCGCTCGCGCTACTCGTGCTGGCCGCGATCGTGTATCTGCTGACGCTGCACGACGAGGGCGGCTGGGGATACGTGAACGCCGCCGCCGAGGCCGCGATGGTCGGTGCGCTGGCCGACTGGTTCGCGGTGACCGCGCTGTTCCGCCGCCCGCTCGGTCTGCCGATCCCGCACACCGCCATCGTGCCGACGCGGAAAGACGCGCTGGCCGAGAGCCTCGAGCAGTTCGTCACGGAGAACTTCCTCTCCGAGGCTGTCGTCGCGGAGAAGATGCACTCGGCCGAGGTCTCCAAGCGCGTGGGCGAATGGCTGGTCGCCGGCAATCACGCCGAGCGCATCGTCGCCGAGGGCGCGCGCACGGTCGGCGCGGCGCTACCGAAACTCGGTGATGCCGAGGTCACCGCGTTCATCCAGGACTCGCTACTGCCGAGGTTCGCCGACGAGCCGCTCAGCCCGATCGCGGGCCATCTGCTCCAGTCGGTCGTCGAGGACGGCGCCCATCACGCGCTGTTCGACCTGATCATGGTCGAGGCGTACGAGTGGCTCGAGGACAACCGCGAGATCCTCACCGAGGTGGTCGGGCCGCGGGCGCCGCGCTGGTCACCGCGTTGGGTCGACTCGATCGTGATCGACCGGATCCACCGCGAGGCGCTGGCCTGGCTGCGCGACGTCCGGGACAAGCCGGAGCATCCCGCCCGCCGGGCCATCGACCGCCTGCTCAGCCAGCTCGCCGAAGATCTGCAGACCGACGCCGAGATGATGCAGCGGTTCGAGACGTTCAAACGGCGCATGCTTACCCATCCCGATCTCGCCGCGAACCTGACCGCCGTCTGGGACGCCTTCCGTACGGCGCTGATCGAGGCCATCGCCGATCCGGCCGGGCCGTTGCGGGACCGCGCAGTCCAGGAGATCAAGGCCCTCGGCGAACGGCTCCAGTCCGACGACGAATTGCGCGCCAAAGTCGACCTCCGCGCCGCCGAGGTGGTCGGTTATGTCATTCGCACGTACGGCGCGGAGATCGTCTCGGTCATCTCGGACACCATCGAGCGCTGGGACGGCCGGGAGGCCGCGGACCGGATCGAGTTGCACGTCGGCCGCGACCTCCAGTTCATCCGCATCAACGGCACGGTGGTCGGCGGTCTAGCCGGCCTGGCCATCCACGCCGTCTCCCAACTGCTCTGA